The following coding sequences lie in one Arachis hypogaea cultivar Tifrunner chromosome 9, arahy.Tifrunner.gnm2.J5K5, whole genome shotgun sequence genomic window:
- the LOC112710015 gene encoding polyadenylation and cleavage factor homolog 4, whose product MYSENLIVSAENSRPFAFQQHLSSSSSTTTSANAKPMSNEIAQMPPPSTLGCRFKAMLKLRDDELRATAGHVPPPSTEEIVQLYEMLLSELTSNQKLIINDLTLIAVHQREHARGIADAICARILKVPAEQKLPSLYLLDSIVKNFGQEYVTNFALRLPEVFCEAYRQVQPHLHPAMRHLFDTWSEVFPPSAQRKIEAELQLSQVVNNSQSSNMNPLRASESPSPSHGIHVNPKYLQQLERSTVDSTRGKKWCGLFVGDDCVQEELLEKAVPGDDDGERKMNFAWRVDKMGADIRNLKFMTQVLGFGLLVVVVLVGMVLLKS is encoded by the exons ATGTACTCTGAAAATCTGATAGTGTCCGCTGAAAACTCTAGACCCTTCGCGTTTCAGCAACATCTGTCTTCTTCTTCGTCTACTACTACTTCGGCCAACGCGAAACCCATGAGCAATGAGATCGCACAGATGCCTCCCCCTTCCACTCTCGGTTGCAGGTTCAAGGCTATGCTCAAGCTGCGCGACGACGAGCTCAGGGCCACCGCCGGTCACGTGCCCCCTCCGTCTACGGAAGAAATCGTTCAGCTGTACGAGATGCTGCTGTCGGAGCTCACGTCCAATCAGAAGCTCATTATCAACGATCTCACCTTAATCGCTGTGCACCAGAGGGAGCATGCCAGGGGCATCGCCGACGCTATCTGCGCTCGGATTCTCAAG GTGCCTGCAGAGCAAAAGCTTCCTTCACTCTATCTCTTGGACAGTATAGTGAAGAACTTTGGACAGGAATATGTTACAAACTTTGCATTACGCCTGCCCGAA GTTTTCTGTGAGGCATACAGGCAGGTTCAGCCTCATTTGCACCCTGCTATGCGCCATCTCTTTGACACCTGGTCAGAAGTCTTTCCACCGTCTGCCCAACGCAAGATTGAAGCTGAGTTGCAACTTTCTCAAGTAGTTAATAATAGTCAATCGTCCAACATGAATCCCCTCAGAGCATCTGAATCTCCTAGTCCAAGTCATGGCATACATGTAAATCCAAAGTACCTGCAGCAGTTGGAGCGCTCAACTGTGGATAGT ACAAGGGGGAAAAAATGGTGTGGCTTATTCGTCGGGGATGATTGTGTGCAAGAGGAGCTGCTTGAAAAAGCTGTTCCAGGAGATGATGATGGTGAAAGGAAAATGAACTTTGCATGGCGGGTGGACAAGATGGGAGCAGACATTAGAAATCTGAAATTCATGACTCAAGTTCTTGGGTTTGGGTTGTTGGTAGTTGTAGTTTTAGTAGGAATGGTGCTCTTAAAGAGTTGA